From a region of the Neisseria subflava genome:
- a CDS encoding YdcH family protein, translating into MFPEYRDLISKLKQEDAHFARLFDEHNELDDKITGLVNNPVTSGAEEIEELKKAKLKLKDELYALLQKAAGK; encoded by the coding sequence ATGTTTCCAGAATATCGCGATTTGATTTCTAAACTGAAACAAGAAGATGCACACTTTGCCCGTTTGTTTGACGAGCACAATGAGCTGGACGATAAAATTACCGGTTTGGTTAACAACCCTGTTACCAGCGGTGCCGAAGAGATTGAAGAGCTGAAAAAAGCCAAACTCAAACTCAAAGACGAATTGTATGCTCTTCTGCAAAAAGCAGCAGGCAAATAA